One Anthonomus grandis grandis chromosome 12, icAntGran1.3, whole genome shotgun sequence DNA window includes the following coding sequences:
- the LOC126743346 gene encoding uncharacterized protein LOC126743346 isoform X2 has protein sequence MVVICRLCLKSLDAITTDYFDILFGDDRGLAPYNYLEKVIPELYLSLTEAPILCKECYDQTKKFYYFKQSCLKTDQLIRIFMRHFRSSGKVNLENVISYWKTQYQKNQIPFKVDQVMLEKILGLGAEKQPVAEDENNFKGLTVNLDMEELKEKELTEQIKRELLGNSKFKRLTDALDSYIMGRVINYSFKSTYALIRKSTHKDMKEAIRKTGDKHLINQENNLKLFDLILIEQDPICGLKIINLAKPLPVRVLRRKSNVFTVSSEPKERPREDYSGICYMLSEKTHPLPKAQIRVKPVTTLQEPKSVSLETPQTSCPRSKLDKGLPKNAKQSKTTLPSTTNQRDNEVPLNIFTRNESSNVVGNVTVQNSSDLAPNNPEETLDNPRNPSENTESVMDIYPGSPQTEDDGGGDHFSEQPEVNQPRSKTNQNKAKTAEKTVDIRSFRRKSAKQIRRDAKKASSIDEWPQDVNYFESPLHRDVLLLFANFNVDGDYINDHDYFRSPYGTTQMVENQFCVCMLCGKRQLAWTHVKHMKTHETSCRLCGEQFENVYRLNLHAYSHFYYCVVCKTTVFYHSYFYHAKIHSTSYLKPINRLQMNKNAKKTENKRPTLEPNCVLKLLEDHSETANEKRANSAVSPASSSTESATSESSEHQRLTLSDLLNEPVTSTPPEMILLTEEETEELCSGKTAKHRYAETPLKSVKDVLADIRRQAVVDDVRLRGRPKQENPKETVKKSNKTRLKRQPKRRKRKNKDSLDAYVIKKPKRYVKKSKKSETASPHGDVSQSKRSKNKEISSENFAAAPSTSCEKLTPPENELRPEMVDPGLHRSKVTSEAQNPVKTSATESFSLGEQSDVPIGSKTPGILGRKSGTCKKSVFRPEMNQTTDSNDIIANFAPEVDESEAENLNKPSLKNPIEGESNVPVRPKSRTRKKSMSTEEHLNEPKQKKRRKSTFEPDETCVAEKPKMCRKNIIAPDLTALERKCDDLPSILSSVKSRRRRNSIYQKPRSDLKEPEKRLVVILEKVPCLETLQLAYMVEQLKERSLQAIEFQKMRNMSEREGQ, from the exons TATCTTAGTCTCACCGAGGCTCCCATACTATGTAAAGAATGTTACGACCAAACCAAGAAATTCTACTACTTTAAACAGTCTTGCCTCAAAACGGATCAACTGATTAGAATCTTTATGCGACATTTTCGCAGCTCTGGTAAAGTTAACCTGGAAAATGTGATCTCATACTGGAAGACGCAGTATCAGAAGAATCAGATTCCTTTCAAGGTGGATCAGGTTATGCTGGAAAAGATATTGGGATTGGGGGCGGAAAAACAGCCAGTCGCTGAGG ATGAAAACAACTTTAAAGGCTTAACTGTAAACCTCGATATGGAAgaattgaaagaaaaagaaCTTACTGAACAAATAAAGAGAGAACTCTTGGGCAACTCGAA gTTTAAAAGATTAACAGATGCCCTGGACAGTTACATTATGGGTCGAGTGATTAATTACTCCTTTAAATCAACGTACGCGTTAATTCGTAAATCGACACATAAAGATATGAAGGAGGCCATACGTAAAACGGGCGATAAACACCTAATCAATCAAGAGAATAACTTAAAGTtattcgatttaattttaatagaacaAGATCCGATCTGTGGACTGAAGATTATCAATTTGGCGAAACCGCTTCCGGTAAGGGTGTTGCGTAGGAAATCAAATGTCTTCACCGTATCTTCAGAACCCAAGGAGAGACCTAGAGAAGATTATTCCGGTATCTGTTATATGTTATCGGAAAAAACTCACCCGTTGCCGAAGGCCCAAATTCGAGTTAAACCGGTGACCACATTACAGGAACCCAAAAGTGTATCTTTAGAAACGCCCCAAACCAGTTGTCCAAGGTCAAAACTTGATAAAG gtTTGCCGAAAAATGCCAAACAATCAAAAACAACCCTTCCCAGCACTACCAATCAACGAGATAATGAGGTTCCACTAAACATATTCACTAGAAACGAATCGTCAAATGTGGTGGGTAACGTAACTGTGCAAAATTCTTCAGATTTAGCACCGAATAACCCTGAAGAGACCCTTGACAATCCTCGAAACCCCTCTGAAAATACCGAAAGCGTGATGGACATTTACCCGGGGTCTCCTCAGACGGAAGACGATGGCGGTGGAGACCATTTTAGCG AACAACCGGAAGTAAACCAACCCCGGTCAAAAACGAACCAAAACAAAGCGAAAACGGCGGAAAAAACCGTCGATATCCGGTCGTTCCGGCGCAAAAGCGCGAAACAAATCAGACGGGACGCGAAAAAGGCGTCGTCGATCGACGAGTGGCCGCAGGACGTGAACTACTTCGAAAGTCCGTTACACAGGGACGTGTTACTGCTCTTCGCCAACTTCAACGTCGACGGCGACTATATAAACGACCACGACTACTTCCGGTCGCCGTACGGCACCACCCAAATGGTCGAGAACCAGTTTTGCGTTTGTATGTTGTGCGGTAAGAGACAGTTGGCCTGGACCCACGTCAAG CACATGAAAACCCACGAGACGAGCTGTCGACTGTGCGGCGAACAGTTCGAGAACGTCTATCGTTTGAATTTGCACGCCTACAGTCACTTTTACTATTGCGTCGTGTGCAAAACGACCGTGTTTTACCACAGTTACTTCTACCACGCCAAAATCCATAGCACCAGTTATCTTAAACC AATAAATCGGTTGCAAATGAACAAAAACGCCAAAAAAACGGAAAACAAACGACCCACATTGGAGCCGAACTGTGTCCTAAAACTGCTCGAGGACCACAGCGAGACTGCAAACGAAAAACGCGCCAATTCag cgGTTTCACCGGCCAGTTCGAGCACCGAGAGCGCCACCTCGGAATCGAGCGAGCACCAACGATTGACGTTAAGCGACTTATTAAACGAGCCGGTGACGTCAACGCCGCCGgaaatgattttattaaccGAAGAGGAGACGGAGGAACTGTGCAGCGGTAAAACGGCGAAGCATCGGTACGCGGAAACCCCGCTGAAGTCTGTCAAAGATGTTTTAGCGGATATTAGACGTCAGGCAGTGGTCGATGACGTTCGCTTACGTG GACGTCCAAAGCAAGAAAACCCCAAAGAAACGgtaaaaaaatcgaataaaaccCGCCTGAAACGGCAACCTAAGCGCAGAAAACGCAAAAACAAAGATTCCCTCGACGCTTATGTCATAAAGAAACCCAAGAGGTATGTTAAGAAGTCCAAAAAGTCTGAAACGGCGTCTCCTCATGGCGACGTATCACAGTCGAAACGTTCGAAAAACAAAGAGATATCCTCAGAAAACTTTGCTGCAGCACCGTCTACTTCATGTGAAAAACTCACGCCGCCTGAGAATGAGTTGAGACCAGAAATGGTTGATCCTGGTCTCCACCGGTCAAAAGTGACATCCGAGGCGCAAAATCCGGTTAAAACTTCCGCAACAGAATCATTTTCTTTGGGGGAACAGTCTGATGTACCCATAGGTTCAAAGACACCCGGGATTTTGGGAAGAAAGTCCGGGACATGCAAGAAGAGCGTATTTAGGCCGGAAATGAATCAAACAACTGACTCAAATGATATAATAGCTAATTTTGCACCGGAAGTGGACGAATCTGAAGCTGAAAATCTTAATAAACCTTCCTTAAAAAACCCTATAGAAGGGGAGTCAAATGTTCCTGTGCGACCCAAATCCAGAACTCGTAAGAAGAGTATGAGTACGGAAGAGCATCTTAACGAACCCAAACAGAAGAAACGTCGGAAGAGCACGTTTGAGCCAGACGAAACTTGCGTGGCCGAGAAGCCCAAAATGTGCCGTAAAAACATAATTGCTCCTGATTTAACCGCTCTGGAACGGAAATGTGACGACTTACCCTCCATATTAAGCAGCGTCAAAAGTCGGCGCCGACGCAATAGCATCTATCAAAAACCCAGAAGTGACTTGAAGGAACCGGAGAAACGTCTGGTGGTGATTCTGGAAAAAGTTCCGTGTCTGGAGACGTTACAGTTGGCTTATATGGTGGAACAATTGAAGGAGCGGTCCTTGCAAGCGATCGAGTTTCAAAAGATGAGGAATATGAGTGAGAGAGAGGGACAGTAA
- the LOC126743346 gene encoding uncharacterized protein LOC126743346 isoform X3, with protein MVVICRLCLKSLDAITTDYFDILFGDDRGLAPYNYLEKVIPELYLSLTEAPILCKECYDQTKKFYYFKQSCLKTDQLIRIFMRHFRSSGKVNLENVISYWKTQYQKNQIPFKVDQVMLEKILGLGAEKQPVAEGLTVNLDMEELKEKELTEQIKRELLGNSKFKRLTDALDSYIMGRVINYSFKSTYALIRKSTHKDMKEAIRKTGDKHLINQENNLKLFDLILIEQDPICGLKIINLAKPLPVRVLRRKSNVFTVSSEPKERPREDYSGICYMLSEKTHPLPKAQIRVKPVTTLQEPKSVSLETPQTSCPRSKLDKGLPKNAKQSKTTLPSTTNQRDNEVPLNIFTRNESSNVVGNVTVQNSSDLAPNNPEETLDNPRNPSENTESVMDIYPGSPQTEDDGGGDHFSESTIEQPEVNQPRSKTNQNKAKTAEKTVDIRSFRRKSAKQIRRDAKKASSIDEWPQDVNYFESPLHRDVLLLFANFNVDGDYINDHDYFRSPYGTTQMVENQFCVCMLCGKRQLAWTHVKHMKTHETSCRLCGEQFENVYRLNLHAYSHFYYCVVCKTTVFYHSYFYHAKIHSTSYLKPINRLQMNKNAKKTENKRPTLEPNCVLKLLEDHSETANEKRANSAVSPASSSTESATSESSEHQRLTLSDLLNEPVTSTPPEMILLTEEETEELCSGKTAKHRYAETPLKSVKDVLADIRRQAVVDDVRLRGRPKQENPKETVKKSNKTRLKRQPKRRKRKNKDSLDAYVIKKPKRYVKKSKKSETASPHGDVSQSKRSKNKEISSENFAAAPSTSCEKLTPPENELRPEMVDPGLHRSKVTSEAQNPVKTSATESFSLGEQSDVPIGSKTPGILGRKSGTCKKSVFRPEMNQTTDSNDIIANFAPEVDESEAENLNKPSLKNPIEGESNVPVRPKSRTRKKSMSTEEHLNEPKQKKRRKSTFEPDETCVAEKPKMCRKNIIAPDLTALERKCDDLPSILSSVKSRRRRNSIYQKPRSDLKEPEKRLVVILEKVPCLETLQLAYMVEQLKERSLQAIEFQKMRNMSEREGQ; from the exons TATCTTAGTCTCACCGAGGCTCCCATACTATGTAAAGAATGTTACGACCAAACCAAGAAATTCTACTACTTTAAACAGTCTTGCCTCAAAACGGATCAACTGATTAGAATCTTTATGCGACATTTTCGCAGCTCTGGTAAAGTTAACCTGGAAAATGTGATCTCATACTGGAAGACGCAGTATCAGAAGAATCAGATTCCTTTCAAGGTGGATCAGGTTATGCTGGAAAAGATATTGGGATTGGGGGCGGAAAAACAGCCAGTCGCTGAGG GCTTAACTGTAAACCTCGATATGGAAgaattgaaagaaaaagaaCTTACTGAACAAATAAAGAGAGAACTCTTGGGCAACTCGAA gTTTAAAAGATTAACAGATGCCCTGGACAGTTACATTATGGGTCGAGTGATTAATTACTCCTTTAAATCAACGTACGCGTTAATTCGTAAATCGACACATAAAGATATGAAGGAGGCCATACGTAAAACGGGCGATAAACACCTAATCAATCAAGAGAATAACTTAAAGTtattcgatttaattttaatagaacaAGATCCGATCTGTGGACTGAAGATTATCAATTTGGCGAAACCGCTTCCGGTAAGGGTGTTGCGTAGGAAATCAAATGTCTTCACCGTATCTTCAGAACCCAAGGAGAGACCTAGAGAAGATTATTCCGGTATCTGTTATATGTTATCGGAAAAAACTCACCCGTTGCCGAAGGCCCAAATTCGAGTTAAACCGGTGACCACATTACAGGAACCCAAAAGTGTATCTTTAGAAACGCCCCAAACCAGTTGTCCAAGGTCAAAACTTGATAAAG gtTTGCCGAAAAATGCCAAACAATCAAAAACAACCCTTCCCAGCACTACCAATCAACGAGATAATGAGGTTCCACTAAACATATTCACTAGAAACGAATCGTCAAATGTGGTGGGTAACGTAACTGTGCAAAATTCTTCAGATTTAGCACCGAATAACCCTGAAGAGACCCTTGACAATCCTCGAAACCCCTCTGAAAATACCGAAAGCGTGATGGACATTTACCCGGGGTCTCCTCAGACGGAAGACGATGGCGGTGGAGACCATTTTAGCG AATCTACGATAGAACAACCGGAAGTAAACCAACCCCGGTCAAAAACGAACCAAAACAAAGCGAAAACGGCGGAAAAAACCGTCGATATCCGGTCGTTCCGGCGCAAAAGCGCGAAACAAATCAGACGGGACGCGAAAAAGGCGTCGTCGATCGACGAGTGGCCGCAGGACGTGAACTACTTCGAAAGTCCGTTACACAGGGACGTGTTACTGCTCTTCGCCAACTTCAACGTCGACGGCGACTATATAAACGACCACGACTACTTCCGGTCGCCGTACGGCACCACCCAAATGGTCGAGAACCAGTTTTGCGTTTGTATGTTGTGCGGTAAGAGACAGTTGGCCTGGACCCACGTCAAG CACATGAAAACCCACGAGACGAGCTGTCGACTGTGCGGCGAACAGTTCGAGAACGTCTATCGTTTGAATTTGCACGCCTACAGTCACTTTTACTATTGCGTCGTGTGCAAAACGACCGTGTTTTACCACAGTTACTTCTACCACGCCAAAATCCATAGCACCAGTTATCTTAAACC AATAAATCGGTTGCAAATGAACAAAAACGCCAAAAAAACGGAAAACAAACGACCCACATTGGAGCCGAACTGTGTCCTAAAACTGCTCGAGGACCACAGCGAGACTGCAAACGAAAAACGCGCCAATTCag cgGTTTCACCGGCCAGTTCGAGCACCGAGAGCGCCACCTCGGAATCGAGCGAGCACCAACGATTGACGTTAAGCGACTTATTAAACGAGCCGGTGACGTCAACGCCGCCGgaaatgattttattaaccGAAGAGGAGACGGAGGAACTGTGCAGCGGTAAAACGGCGAAGCATCGGTACGCGGAAACCCCGCTGAAGTCTGTCAAAGATGTTTTAGCGGATATTAGACGTCAGGCAGTGGTCGATGACGTTCGCTTACGTG GACGTCCAAAGCAAGAAAACCCCAAAGAAACGgtaaaaaaatcgaataaaaccCGCCTGAAACGGCAACCTAAGCGCAGAAAACGCAAAAACAAAGATTCCCTCGACGCTTATGTCATAAAGAAACCCAAGAGGTATGTTAAGAAGTCCAAAAAGTCTGAAACGGCGTCTCCTCATGGCGACGTATCACAGTCGAAACGTTCGAAAAACAAAGAGATATCCTCAGAAAACTTTGCTGCAGCACCGTCTACTTCATGTGAAAAACTCACGCCGCCTGAGAATGAGTTGAGACCAGAAATGGTTGATCCTGGTCTCCACCGGTCAAAAGTGACATCCGAGGCGCAAAATCCGGTTAAAACTTCCGCAACAGAATCATTTTCTTTGGGGGAACAGTCTGATGTACCCATAGGTTCAAAGACACCCGGGATTTTGGGAAGAAAGTCCGGGACATGCAAGAAGAGCGTATTTAGGCCGGAAATGAATCAAACAACTGACTCAAATGATATAATAGCTAATTTTGCACCGGAAGTGGACGAATCTGAAGCTGAAAATCTTAATAAACCTTCCTTAAAAAACCCTATAGAAGGGGAGTCAAATGTTCCTGTGCGACCCAAATCCAGAACTCGTAAGAAGAGTATGAGTACGGAAGAGCATCTTAACGAACCCAAACAGAAGAAACGTCGGAAGAGCACGTTTGAGCCAGACGAAACTTGCGTGGCCGAGAAGCCCAAAATGTGCCGTAAAAACATAATTGCTCCTGATTTAACCGCTCTGGAACGGAAATGTGACGACTTACCCTCCATATTAAGCAGCGTCAAAAGTCGGCGCCGACGCAATAGCATCTATCAAAAACCCAGAAGTGACTTGAAGGAACCGGAGAAACGTCTGGTGGTGATTCTGGAAAAAGTTCCGTGTCTGGAGACGTTACAGTTGGCTTATATGGTGGAACAATTGAAGGAGCGGTCCTTGCAAGCGATCGAGTTTCAAAAGATGAGGAATATGAGTGAGAGAGAGGGACAGTAA
- the LOC126743346 gene encoding uncharacterized protein LOC126743346 isoform X1, giving the protein MVVICRLCLKSLDAITTDYFDILFGDDRGLAPYNYLEKVIPELYLSLTEAPILCKECYDQTKKFYYFKQSCLKTDQLIRIFMRHFRSSGKVNLENVISYWKTQYQKNQIPFKVDQVMLEKILGLGAEKQPVAEDENNFKGLTVNLDMEELKEKELTEQIKRELLGNSKFKRLTDALDSYIMGRVINYSFKSTYALIRKSTHKDMKEAIRKTGDKHLINQENNLKLFDLILIEQDPICGLKIINLAKPLPVRVLRRKSNVFTVSSEPKERPREDYSGICYMLSEKTHPLPKAQIRVKPVTTLQEPKSVSLETPQTSCPRSKLDKGLPKNAKQSKTTLPSTTNQRDNEVPLNIFTRNESSNVVGNVTVQNSSDLAPNNPEETLDNPRNPSENTESVMDIYPGSPQTEDDGGGDHFSESTIEQPEVNQPRSKTNQNKAKTAEKTVDIRSFRRKSAKQIRRDAKKASSIDEWPQDVNYFESPLHRDVLLLFANFNVDGDYINDHDYFRSPYGTTQMVENQFCVCMLCGKRQLAWTHVKHMKTHETSCRLCGEQFENVYRLNLHAYSHFYYCVVCKTTVFYHSYFYHAKIHSTSYLKPINRLQMNKNAKKTENKRPTLEPNCVLKLLEDHSETANEKRANSAVSPASSSTESATSESSEHQRLTLSDLLNEPVTSTPPEMILLTEEETEELCSGKTAKHRYAETPLKSVKDVLADIRRQAVVDDVRLRGRPKQENPKETVKKSNKTRLKRQPKRRKRKNKDSLDAYVIKKPKRYVKKSKKSETASPHGDVSQSKRSKNKEISSENFAAAPSTSCEKLTPPENELRPEMVDPGLHRSKVTSEAQNPVKTSATESFSLGEQSDVPIGSKTPGILGRKSGTCKKSVFRPEMNQTTDSNDIIANFAPEVDESEAENLNKPSLKNPIEGESNVPVRPKSRTRKKSMSTEEHLNEPKQKKRRKSTFEPDETCVAEKPKMCRKNIIAPDLTALERKCDDLPSILSSVKSRRRRNSIYQKPRSDLKEPEKRLVVILEKVPCLETLQLAYMVEQLKERSLQAIEFQKMRNMSEREGQ; this is encoded by the exons TATCTTAGTCTCACCGAGGCTCCCATACTATGTAAAGAATGTTACGACCAAACCAAGAAATTCTACTACTTTAAACAGTCTTGCCTCAAAACGGATCAACTGATTAGAATCTTTATGCGACATTTTCGCAGCTCTGGTAAAGTTAACCTGGAAAATGTGATCTCATACTGGAAGACGCAGTATCAGAAGAATCAGATTCCTTTCAAGGTGGATCAGGTTATGCTGGAAAAGATATTGGGATTGGGGGCGGAAAAACAGCCAGTCGCTGAGG ATGAAAACAACTTTAAAGGCTTAACTGTAAACCTCGATATGGAAgaattgaaagaaaaagaaCTTACTGAACAAATAAAGAGAGAACTCTTGGGCAACTCGAA gTTTAAAAGATTAACAGATGCCCTGGACAGTTACATTATGGGTCGAGTGATTAATTACTCCTTTAAATCAACGTACGCGTTAATTCGTAAATCGACACATAAAGATATGAAGGAGGCCATACGTAAAACGGGCGATAAACACCTAATCAATCAAGAGAATAACTTAAAGTtattcgatttaattttaatagaacaAGATCCGATCTGTGGACTGAAGATTATCAATTTGGCGAAACCGCTTCCGGTAAGGGTGTTGCGTAGGAAATCAAATGTCTTCACCGTATCTTCAGAACCCAAGGAGAGACCTAGAGAAGATTATTCCGGTATCTGTTATATGTTATCGGAAAAAACTCACCCGTTGCCGAAGGCCCAAATTCGAGTTAAACCGGTGACCACATTACAGGAACCCAAAAGTGTATCTTTAGAAACGCCCCAAACCAGTTGTCCAAGGTCAAAACTTGATAAAG gtTTGCCGAAAAATGCCAAACAATCAAAAACAACCCTTCCCAGCACTACCAATCAACGAGATAATGAGGTTCCACTAAACATATTCACTAGAAACGAATCGTCAAATGTGGTGGGTAACGTAACTGTGCAAAATTCTTCAGATTTAGCACCGAATAACCCTGAAGAGACCCTTGACAATCCTCGAAACCCCTCTGAAAATACCGAAAGCGTGATGGACATTTACCCGGGGTCTCCTCAGACGGAAGACGATGGCGGTGGAGACCATTTTAGCG AATCTACGATAGAACAACCGGAAGTAAACCAACCCCGGTCAAAAACGAACCAAAACAAAGCGAAAACGGCGGAAAAAACCGTCGATATCCGGTCGTTCCGGCGCAAAAGCGCGAAACAAATCAGACGGGACGCGAAAAAGGCGTCGTCGATCGACGAGTGGCCGCAGGACGTGAACTACTTCGAAAGTCCGTTACACAGGGACGTGTTACTGCTCTTCGCCAACTTCAACGTCGACGGCGACTATATAAACGACCACGACTACTTCCGGTCGCCGTACGGCACCACCCAAATGGTCGAGAACCAGTTTTGCGTTTGTATGTTGTGCGGTAAGAGACAGTTGGCCTGGACCCACGTCAAG CACATGAAAACCCACGAGACGAGCTGTCGACTGTGCGGCGAACAGTTCGAGAACGTCTATCGTTTGAATTTGCACGCCTACAGTCACTTTTACTATTGCGTCGTGTGCAAAACGACCGTGTTTTACCACAGTTACTTCTACCACGCCAAAATCCATAGCACCAGTTATCTTAAACC AATAAATCGGTTGCAAATGAACAAAAACGCCAAAAAAACGGAAAACAAACGACCCACATTGGAGCCGAACTGTGTCCTAAAACTGCTCGAGGACCACAGCGAGACTGCAAACGAAAAACGCGCCAATTCag cgGTTTCACCGGCCAGTTCGAGCACCGAGAGCGCCACCTCGGAATCGAGCGAGCACCAACGATTGACGTTAAGCGACTTATTAAACGAGCCGGTGACGTCAACGCCGCCGgaaatgattttattaaccGAAGAGGAGACGGAGGAACTGTGCAGCGGTAAAACGGCGAAGCATCGGTACGCGGAAACCCCGCTGAAGTCTGTCAAAGATGTTTTAGCGGATATTAGACGTCAGGCAGTGGTCGATGACGTTCGCTTACGTG GACGTCCAAAGCAAGAAAACCCCAAAGAAACGgtaaaaaaatcgaataaaaccCGCCTGAAACGGCAACCTAAGCGCAGAAAACGCAAAAACAAAGATTCCCTCGACGCTTATGTCATAAAGAAACCCAAGAGGTATGTTAAGAAGTCCAAAAAGTCTGAAACGGCGTCTCCTCATGGCGACGTATCACAGTCGAAACGTTCGAAAAACAAAGAGATATCCTCAGAAAACTTTGCTGCAGCACCGTCTACTTCATGTGAAAAACTCACGCCGCCTGAGAATGAGTTGAGACCAGAAATGGTTGATCCTGGTCTCCACCGGTCAAAAGTGACATCCGAGGCGCAAAATCCGGTTAAAACTTCCGCAACAGAATCATTTTCTTTGGGGGAACAGTCTGATGTACCCATAGGTTCAAAGACACCCGGGATTTTGGGAAGAAAGTCCGGGACATGCAAGAAGAGCGTATTTAGGCCGGAAATGAATCAAACAACTGACTCAAATGATATAATAGCTAATTTTGCACCGGAAGTGGACGAATCTGAAGCTGAAAATCTTAATAAACCTTCCTTAAAAAACCCTATAGAAGGGGAGTCAAATGTTCCTGTGCGACCCAAATCCAGAACTCGTAAGAAGAGTATGAGTACGGAAGAGCATCTTAACGAACCCAAACAGAAGAAACGTCGGAAGAGCACGTTTGAGCCAGACGAAACTTGCGTGGCCGAGAAGCCCAAAATGTGCCGTAAAAACATAATTGCTCCTGATTTAACCGCTCTGGAACGGAAATGTGACGACTTACCCTCCATATTAAGCAGCGTCAAAAGTCGGCGCCGACGCAATAGCATCTATCAAAAACCCAGAAGTGACTTGAAGGAACCGGAGAAACGTCTGGTGGTGATTCTGGAAAAAGTTCCGTGTCTGGAGACGTTACAGTTGGCTTATATGGTGGAACAATTGAAGGAGCGGTCCTTGCAAGCGATCGAGTTTCAAAAGATGAGGAATATGAGTGAGAGAGAGGGACAGTAA